Proteins encoded by one window of Muntiacus reevesi chromosome 6, mMunRee1.1, whole genome shotgun sequence:
- the TRA2A gene encoding transformer-2 protein homolog alpha isoform X2 encodes MSDVEENNFEGRESRSQSKSPTGTPARVKSESRSGSRSPSRVSKHSESHSRSRSKSRSRSRRHSHRRYTRSRSHSHSHRRRSRSRSYTPEYRRRRSRSHSPMSNRRRHTGSRANPDPNTCLGVFGLSLYTTERDLREVFSRYGPLSGVNVVYDQRTGRSRGFAFVYFERIDDSKEAMERANGMELDGRRIRVDYSITKRAHTPTPGIYMGRPTHGGGGGGGGGGGGGGGRRRDSYYDRGYDRGYDRYEDYDYRYRRRSPSPYYSRYRSRSRSRSYSPRRY; translated from the exons ATGAGTGATGTAGAGGAGAACAACTTCGAGGGCAGA GAGTCTCGCTCTCAGTCAAAATCTCCAACGGGAACGCCTGCTCGTGTAAAatcggagagcaggtcaggaTCTCGTAGTCCATCAAGGGTTTCCAAACACTCTGAATCCCATTCTCGATCAAGATCAAAATCCAG GTCGAGGTCAAGGAGGCATTCTCATAGACGTTACACTCGATCCAGATCCCATTCTCACTCTCATAGGAGACGGTCTCGAAGTAGGTCATACACACCAGAATACCGGCGTCGAAGGAGCCGAAGTCATTCTCCAATGTCTAACCGGAGAAGACATACAGGCAGCAGG GCAAATCCTGATCCCAATACTTGTCTAGGAGTGTTTGGCCTCAGTTTGTACACAACAGAGAGAGATCTTCGCGAAGTATTTTCTCGATATGGACCGTTGAGTGGTGTCAATGTGGTTTATGACCAGCGAACTGGACGGTCACGAggatttgcttttgtttatttcgAGAGAATAGATGACTCAAAGGAG GCTATGGAAAGGGCAAATGGAATGGAACTGGATGGTAGAAGAATTCGGGTGGATTATTCTATCACCAAGAGAGCACACACACCAACACCAGGCATATACATGGGCAGACCAACTCA TggtggcggtggcggcggcggcggcggtggaggtggaggaggtggcAGACGTCGAGATTCTTACTATGATCGAGGGTATGATCGTGGGTACGACAGATACGAAGACTATGATTACCGGTACAG AAGAAGATCACCTTCTCCTTATTACAGTCGATACAGATCACGATCAAGATCTCGATCCTACAGCCCAA GACGCTATTAA
- the TRA2A gene encoding transformer-2 protein homolog alpha isoform X1 — MSDVEENNFEGRESRSQSKSPTGTPARVKSESRSGSRSPSRVSKHSESHSRSRSKSRSRSRRHSHRRYTRSRSHSHSHRRRSRSRSYTPEYRRRRSRSHSPMSNRRRHTGSRANPDPNTCLGVFGLSLYTTERDLREVFSRYGPLSGVNVVYDQRTGRSRGFAFVYFERIDDSKEAMERANGMELDGRRIRVDYSITKRAHTPTPGIYMGRPTHSGGGGGGGGGGGGGGGRRRDSYYDRGYDRGYDRYEDYDYRYRRRSPSPYYSRYRSRSRSRSYSPRRY; from the exons ATGAGTGATGTAGAGGAGAACAACTTCGAGGGCAGA GAGTCTCGCTCTCAGTCAAAATCTCCAACGGGAACGCCTGCTCGTGTAAAatcggagagcaggtcaggaTCTCGTAGTCCATCAAGGGTTTCCAAACACTCTGAATCCCATTCTCGATCAAGATCAAAATCCAG GTCGAGGTCAAGGAGGCATTCTCATAGACGTTACACTCGATCCAGATCCCATTCTCACTCTCATAGGAGACGGTCTCGAAGTAGGTCATACACACCAGAATACCGGCGTCGAAGGAGCCGAAGTCATTCTCCAATGTCTAACCGGAGAAGACATACAGGCAGCAGG GCAAATCCTGATCCCAATACTTGTCTAGGAGTGTTTGGCCTCAGTTTGTACACAACAGAGAGAGATCTTCGCGAAGTATTTTCTCGATATGGACCGTTGAGTGGTGTCAATGTGGTTTATGACCAGCGAACTGGACGGTCACGAggatttgcttttgtttatttcgAGAGAATAGATGACTCAAAGGAG GCTATGGAAAGGGCAAATGGAATGGAACTGGATGGTAGAAGAATTCGGGTGGATTATTCTATCACCAAGAGAGCACACACACCAACACCAGGCATATACATGGGCAGACCAACTCA CAGTggtggcggtggcggcggcggcggcggtggaggtggaggaggtggcAGACGTCGAGATTCTTACTATGATCGAGGGTATGATCGTGGGTACGACAGATACGAAGACTATGATTACCGGTACAG AAGAAGATCACCTTCTCCTTATTACAGTCGATACAGATCACGATCAAGATCTCGATCCTACAGCCCAA GACGCTATTAA
- the TRA2A gene encoding transformer-2 protein homolog alpha isoform X4: MSDVEENNFEGRESRSQSKSPTGTPARVKSESRSGSRSPSRVSKHSESHSRSRSKSRSRSRRHSHRRYTRSRSHSHSHRRRSRSRSYTPEYRRRRSRSHSPMSNRRRHTGSRANPDPNTCLGVFGLSLYTTERDLREVFSRYGPLSGVNVVYDQRTGRSRGFAFVYFERIDDSKEAMERANGMELDGRRIRVDYSITKRAHTPTPGIYMGRPTHSGGGGGGGGGGGGGGGRRRDSYYDRGYDRGYDRYEDYDYRRRSPSPYYSRYRSRSRSRSYSPRRY; this comes from the exons ATGAGTGATGTAGAGGAGAACAACTTCGAGGGCAGA GAGTCTCGCTCTCAGTCAAAATCTCCAACGGGAACGCCTGCTCGTGTAAAatcggagagcaggtcaggaTCTCGTAGTCCATCAAGGGTTTCCAAACACTCTGAATCCCATTCTCGATCAAGATCAAAATCCAG GTCGAGGTCAAGGAGGCATTCTCATAGACGTTACACTCGATCCAGATCCCATTCTCACTCTCATAGGAGACGGTCTCGAAGTAGGTCATACACACCAGAATACCGGCGTCGAAGGAGCCGAAGTCATTCTCCAATGTCTAACCGGAGAAGACATACAGGCAGCAGG GCAAATCCTGATCCCAATACTTGTCTAGGAGTGTTTGGCCTCAGTTTGTACACAACAGAGAGAGATCTTCGCGAAGTATTTTCTCGATATGGACCGTTGAGTGGTGTCAATGTGGTTTATGACCAGCGAACTGGACGGTCACGAggatttgcttttgtttatttcgAGAGAATAGATGACTCAAAGGAG GCTATGGAAAGGGCAAATGGAATGGAACTGGATGGTAGAAGAATTCGGGTGGATTATTCTATCACCAAGAGAGCACACACACCAACACCAGGCATATACATGGGCAGACCAACTCA CAGTggtggcggtggcggcggcggcggcggtggaggtggaggaggtggcAGACGTCGAGATTCTTACTATGATCGAGGGTATGATCGTGGGTACGACAGATACGAAGACTATGATTACCG AAGAAGATCACCTTCTCCTTATTACAGTCGATACAGATCACGATCAAGATCTCGATCCTACAGCCCAA GACGCTATTAA
- the TRA2A gene encoding transformer-2 protein homolog alpha isoform X3 — MSDVEENNFEGRESRSQSKSPTGTPARVKSESRSGSRSPSRVSKHSESHSRSRSKSRSRSRRHSHRRYTRSRSHSHSHRRRSRSRSYTPEYRRRRSRSHSPMSNRRRHTGSRANPDPNTCLGVFGLSLYTTERDLREVFSRYGPLSGVNVVYDQRTGRSRGFAFVYFERIDDSKEAMERANGMELDGRRIRVDYSITKRAHTPTPGIYMGRPTHSGGGGGGGGGGGGGGGRRRDSYYDRGYDRGYDRYEDYDYRYRRSPSPYYSRYRSRSRSRSYSPRRY, encoded by the exons ATGAGTGATGTAGAGGAGAACAACTTCGAGGGCAGA GAGTCTCGCTCTCAGTCAAAATCTCCAACGGGAACGCCTGCTCGTGTAAAatcggagagcaggtcaggaTCTCGTAGTCCATCAAGGGTTTCCAAACACTCTGAATCCCATTCTCGATCAAGATCAAAATCCAG GTCGAGGTCAAGGAGGCATTCTCATAGACGTTACACTCGATCCAGATCCCATTCTCACTCTCATAGGAGACGGTCTCGAAGTAGGTCATACACACCAGAATACCGGCGTCGAAGGAGCCGAAGTCATTCTCCAATGTCTAACCGGAGAAGACATACAGGCAGCAGG GCAAATCCTGATCCCAATACTTGTCTAGGAGTGTTTGGCCTCAGTTTGTACACAACAGAGAGAGATCTTCGCGAAGTATTTTCTCGATATGGACCGTTGAGTGGTGTCAATGTGGTTTATGACCAGCGAACTGGACGGTCACGAggatttgcttttgtttatttcgAGAGAATAGATGACTCAAAGGAG GCTATGGAAAGGGCAAATGGAATGGAACTGGATGGTAGAAGAATTCGGGTGGATTATTCTATCACCAAGAGAGCACACACACCAACACCAGGCATATACATGGGCAGACCAACTCA CAGTggtggcggtggcggcggcggcggcggtggaggtggaggaggtggcAGACGTCGAGATTCTTACTATGATCGAGGGTATGATCGTGGGTACGACAGATACGAAGACTATGATTACCGGTACAG AAGATCACCTTCTCCTTATTACAGTCGATACAGATCACGATCAAGATCTCGATCCTACAGCCCAA GACGCTATTAA